From Pseudokineococcus lusitanus, a single genomic window includes:
- the chrA gene encoding chromate efflux transporter, protein MSDAGPTTGAGGQDEQPPADRRRSTAGRPVAATSGARDLVPFGEAVRTWFAVSLQTFGGPAGQIAVMQRTLVDEKRWIGQKRFLHALNYCMLLPGPEAQQLAIYTGWLLNGTRGGLVAGTLFVLPGLVALLALSALYAAAGDTAVVGALFAGLAPAVLAIVVQAVIRVGGRALGHRALVGLAVGAFVALAAFSAPFPLVVALAAAVGWALGRWAPHVPAGAGGGHGGGDDGPPPVVSDDVLGTERPSTARAVKVLLVSLVLWAAPVVAVALLTGAGSTLTQQGLFFSGTALVTFGGAYAVLAFVAQQAVERYQWLQPGEMVRGLALAETTPGPLIMVVQFVAFLGAYRSPGDLDPWVAAVLASLLTTWVTFVPCFMFVLLGAPYVERLRANQALSAALTGITAAVVGVIANLAVYFALHTLFAATTTLDAGPLHLELPELGSVRWVQVAIAVAAAVMIFRLRWSVLRTLGACAVLGLVALPLAPTA, encoded by the coding sequence ATGAGCGACGCCGGCCCCACGACCGGCGCGGGAGGGCAGGACGAGCAGCCGCCGGCCGACCGACGCCGGTCGACGGCAGGTCGACCGGTCGCCGCGACCTCCGGCGCCCGCGACCTCGTCCCCTTCGGGGAGGCCGTGCGCACGTGGTTCGCCGTGTCCCTGCAGACCTTCGGCGGTCCTGCGGGGCAGATCGCCGTCATGCAGCGGACCCTCGTCGACGAGAAGCGGTGGATCGGGCAGAAGCGGTTCCTGCACGCGCTCAACTACTGCATGCTCCTGCCCGGTCCGGAGGCGCAGCAGCTCGCGATCTACACGGGCTGGCTGCTCAACGGCACCCGCGGCGGCCTCGTCGCCGGCACGCTCTTCGTCCTCCCGGGCCTCGTCGCGCTCCTCGCCCTGTCGGCCCTCTACGCCGCCGCGGGCGACACCGCGGTCGTCGGGGCCCTCTTCGCCGGGCTGGCGCCGGCCGTCCTCGCGATCGTCGTGCAGGCGGTGATCCGGGTGGGAGGACGGGCGCTCGGGCACCGGGCCCTCGTGGGCCTCGCCGTAGGCGCCTTCGTCGCCCTCGCGGCCTTCTCCGCGCCCTTCCCCCTCGTCGTCGCCCTGGCCGCGGCGGTCGGCTGGGCGCTGGGCCGGTGGGCGCCGCACGTGCCGGCGGGCGCCGGCGGAGGGCACGGCGGCGGGGACGACGGGCCCCCGCCGGTCGTCTCCGACGACGTGCTGGGCACCGAGCGGCCCTCCACGGCCCGGGCGGTCAAGGTCCTGCTCGTCAGCCTCGTCCTGTGGGCCGCGCCGGTCGTGGCCGTCGCGCTGCTCACCGGCGCCGGCAGCACCCTGACCCAGCAGGGCCTCTTCTTCTCGGGGACGGCCCTCGTGACCTTCGGCGGGGCGTACGCCGTGCTCGCCTTCGTCGCGCAGCAGGCGGTCGAGCGGTACCAGTGGCTCCAGCCGGGGGAGATGGTCCGCGGGCTGGCGCTCGCCGAGACGACGCCCGGGCCGCTCATCATGGTCGTGCAGTTCGTCGCGTTCCTGGGCGCCTACCGCAGCCCCGGTGACCTCGACCCCTGGGTGGCGGCGGTCCTCGCCTCGCTGCTGACGACCTGGGTGACCTTCGTGCCCTGCTTCATGTTCGTCCTGCTCGGCGCCCCCTACGTCGAGCGGCTGCGCGCCAACCAGGCGCTGTCAGCGGCGCTGACGGGCATCACCGCCGCCGTCGTCGGCGTCATCGCGAACCTGGCGGTCTACTTCGCCCTGCACACGCTCTTCGCCGCCACGACCACGCTCGACGCCGGGCCGCTGCACCTGGAGCTGCCCGAGCTCGGCTCCGTCCGGTGGGTGCAGGTCGCCATCGCCGTCGCGGCCGCCGTGATGATCTTCAGGCTGCGCTGGTCGGTCCTGCGGACCCTGGGCGCCTGCGCGGTCCTGGGGCTGGTGGCCCTGCCGCTCGCCCCGACGGCCTGA
- a CDS encoding SigE family RNA polymerase sigma factor, with protein MTTGPAGSAAEDDVDDLGPHWRGGWTGSRPEQFTRFVQDAEPALWRLAWLLTGDRHRAEDLVQQTLVRTYVAWPRARDGDPMAYARRVLVNARTDFLRKHSRELLVDQHDHDAHAPRAGRPVPTQEVADRDVLVRALRQLSPRRRRVVVLRYLLDLSEREVADDLGVSLGTVKSTAARGLAQLRVLLEAPPGDDHLTPTATDRTEAPR; from the coding sequence GTGACGACGGGACCGGCCGGCAGCGCCGCCGAGGACGACGTCGACGACCTCGGCCCGCACTGGCGCGGTGGGTGGACGGGGTCGCGGCCCGAGCAGTTCACCCGGTTCGTCCAGGACGCCGAGCCGGCCCTCTGGCGGCTGGCGTGGCTCCTGACGGGCGACCGGCACCGTGCCGAGGACCTCGTGCAGCAGACGCTCGTGCGCACCTACGTCGCCTGGCCCCGGGCCCGGGACGGCGACCCGATGGCGTACGCGCGGCGGGTCCTCGTCAACGCCCGCACCGACTTCCTGCGCAAGCACTCCCGCGAGCTCCTCGTCGACCAGCACGACCACGACGCCCACGCCCCGCGCGCCGGACGACCGGTGCCGACCCAGGAGGTCGCCGACCGGGACGTCCTGGTCCGCGCCCTCCGGCAGCTCAGCCCGCGACGACGACGGGTCGTCGTCCTGCGCTACCTGCTCGACCTGTCCGAGCGTGAGGTCGCCGACGACCTCGGCGTCTCGCTCGGCACCGTGAAGTCCACGGCCGCCCGCGGTCTCGCCCAGCTGCGCGTCCTCCTCGAGGCCCCGCCCGGCGACGACCACCTGACCCCCACCGCCACCGACCGCACGGAGGCCCCGCGATGA
- a CDS encoding prolyl oligopeptidase family serine peptidase: MTRPLTLLAAVAVPLALTLTALPAQADTPRARGTTAVFTLDAEVQDGGQQVVSLTVDARRLGLSPGGLSEDTFRVTASGSNPFPALEGPVFGTFEDVEREVVDVRLESRGRIVIDLADGFGTPGAGTLGYAAGVGRNVELDLEYTVTQEQPLTVRGRDFTFSALEQGELVDPEVDAFTDGEANGLAYRLFSPPRRGERPLVIWLHGGGEGGWEGSYDNDLALQANRGAVGFVTPEAQQVFKGAYVLAPQAPDFWLNDPARGYSAQLKGLIDEVVAENRIDTDRIYVVGASNGGYMTAQLVADNPDFFAADVPIAAVRDYGGSVVLTDDELDAMSGTPTWVVHAENDATVPYEPNGLYMAQRIDGALLSAYPDVTYDGVMYDGHWSWVYVGRNDPTTADGTPIWQWMAAQRR, from the coding sequence ATGACCAGACCTCTCACCCTGCTGGCCGCGGTCGCGGTCCCGCTGGCGCTGACCCTGACCGCCCTGCCGGCCCAGGCGGACACGCCTCGCGCCCGGGGCACGACGGCGGTCTTCACCCTCGACGCGGAGGTCCAGGACGGCGGGCAGCAGGTGGTGTCCCTGACCGTCGACGCGCGTCGCCTCGGGCTCTCCCCGGGCGGCCTGTCCGAGGACACCTTCCGCGTCACGGCGAGCGGCTCCAACCCGTTCCCCGCGCTGGAGGGCCCGGTCTTCGGCACCTTCGAGGACGTGGAGCGGGAGGTCGTCGACGTGCGGCTGGAGTCGCGGGGCCGCATCGTCATCGACCTCGCGGACGGCTTCGGCACGCCCGGCGCCGGGACGCTCGGCTACGCCGCCGGCGTCGGCCGCAACGTCGAGCTCGACCTCGAGTACACGGTCACGCAGGAGCAGCCCCTCACGGTGCGAGGCCGCGACTTCACCTTCTCGGCCCTCGAGCAGGGCGAGCTCGTCGACCCCGAGGTCGACGCCTTCACCGACGGGGAGGCCAACGGGCTCGCCTACCGGCTCTTCTCGCCGCCCCGGCGCGGCGAGCGACCCCTCGTCATCTGGTTGCACGGCGGGGGAGAGGGCGGCTGGGAGGGCTCCTACGACAACGACCTCGCGCTGCAGGCCAACCGCGGCGCCGTCGGCTTCGTCACGCCGGAGGCGCAGCAGGTGTTCAAGGGGGCGTACGTCCTCGCCCCCCAGGCGCCCGACTTCTGGCTCAACGACCCGGCCCGCGGCTACTCCGCGCAGCTCAAGGGCCTCATCGACGAGGTGGTCGCCGAGAACCGCATCGACACCGACCGGATCTACGTCGTCGGCGCCTCCAACGGCGGCTACATGACGGCGCAGCTCGTCGCGGACAACCCCGACTTCTTCGCCGCCGACGTCCCGATCGCCGCGGTCCGCGACTACGGCGGCTCGGTCGTCCTCACCGACGACGAGCTCGACGCGATGAGCGGGACGCCGACGTGGGTCGTCCACGCCGAGAACGACGCCACGGTGCCGTACGAGCCCAACGGCCTCTACATGGCGCAGCGGATCGACGGGGCGCTGCTCAGCGCCTACCCCGACGTCACCTACGACGGCGTCATGTACGACGGGCACTGGTCGTGGGTCTACGTCGGACGCAACGACCCGACGACGGCGGACGGCACGCCCATCTGGCAGTGGATGGCCGCCCAGCGGCGGTAG
- a CDS encoding endo-1,4-beta-xylanase, whose protein sequence is MRTRARSRALAAATSALLLVLAGCTADAPVPEADVVDLLQQDWQHVPGVTAGDDGLRVTATGRSVLGPDGEARQADPPLDLAGTHLVVEGDVELTALLTDVTADATWALYDRPPVVADEFRLEPAGLRLTLRGDDLEVAVFDGSLPEDVTDPQPVHEEDVTLADPEAELSVRRSGDDLEVLSGGETVSSTPLGRVLGSGELWLGLSSDEGSFGVGSLTATAGDGGTVAPAGPAFAAAEPSETGLQALAARTRPDFRVGAAVALGPLAADEEYAQALVGDVGALTPENAMKAQYLSPRRGVYTFEEADALLAAAESKGMAVHGHTIAFSEAMPGWMQELPTGTAEERRDTADALLEYLATVVSHFRGRLASLDVVNEPFDVDQGTDLQENVWYRAFGPDYPVVVSRAVHEADPDVRQFVNENGADVPGPRQDALLALVRRTNALGGHVDGVGLQAHVYDLTTDAISAEDLAATLDTFGASGLDVRISENDVTDAEGPDAQAEQYAVVLATCLGSPVCVGWTTWGVDDRYDWYVDEDGAPQQGHDLLHDDGEPTPAYEAVRRALGG, encoded by the coding sequence GTGAGGACCCGGGCCCGCTCCCGCGCGCTCGCCGCGGCGACGTCGGCGCTGCTCCTCGTCCTCGCGGGGTGCACCGCGGACGCGCCCGTCCCCGAGGCGGACGTCGTCGACCTGCTGCAGCAGGACTGGCAGCACGTGCCGGGGGTGACCGCCGGTGACGACGGGCTCCGCGTCACGGCCACCGGGCGGAGCGTCCTCGGTCCCGACGGCGAGGCGCGGCAGGCGGACCCGCCGCTCGACCTGGCCGGCACCCACCTCGTGGTCGAGGGCGACGTCGAGCTCACCGCGCTCCTCACCGACGTCACCGCCGACGCGACGTGGGCCCTCTACGACCGCCCGCCGGTGGTCGCCGACGAGTTCCGCCTCGAGCCGGCCGGCCTGCGGCTGACCCTCCGCGGCGACGACCTCGAGGTCGCCGTCTTCGACGGCTCGCTCCCCGAGGACGTCACCGACCCCCAGCCGGTGCACGAGGAGGACGTGACGCTCGCCGACCCGGAGGCCGAGCTGTCGGTCCGCCGGTCCGGTGACGACCTCGAGGTGCTGAGCGGCGGGGAGACGGTGTCCTCGACGCCGCTCGGTCGCGTCCTCGGCTCGGGGGAGCTCTGGCTGGGGCTGTCGAGCGACGAGGGCTCCTTCGGGGTCGGCTCCCTCACCGCCACCGCGGGCGACGGAGGCACCGTCGCCCCCGCCGGCCCGGCGTTCGCGGCGGCCGAGCCGTCGGAGACGGGCCTGCAGGCCCTCGCCGCCCGCACCCGTCCCGACTTCCGCGTCGGGGCCGCCGTGGCCCTCGGTCCGCTCGCCGCGGACGAGGAGTACGCGCAGGCTCTGGTCGGCGACGTCGGCGCTCTCACCCCGGAGAACGCGATGAAGGCGCAGTACCTCTCGCCCCGCCGCGGCGTCTACACCTTCGAGGAGGCCGACGCGCTCCTCGCGGCGGCGGAGAGCAAGGGCATGGCCGTCCACGGGCACACCATCGCCTTCAGCGAGGCGATGCCCGGCTGGATGCAGGAGCTGCCCACCGGGACCGCGGAGGAGCGCCGCGACACCGCCGACGCCCTGCTCGAGTACCTCGCCACCGTGGTGTCCCACTTCCGGGGGCGGCTGGCCTCGCTCGACGTCGTCAACGAGCCCTTCGACGTCGACCAGGGCACCGACCTGCAGGAGAACGTCTGGTACCGGGCCTTCGGGCCGGACTACCCGGTGGTGGTCTCCCGTGCCGTCCACGAGGCCGACCCCGACGTCCGCCAGTTCGTCAACGAGAACGGGGCCGACGTGCCGGGGCCGCGGCAGGACGCCCTGCTCGCGCTCGTCCGGCGCACGAACGCGCTGGGGGGTCACGTCGACGGGGTCGGCCTCCAGGCCCACGTCTACGACCTGACGACCGACGCGATCTCCGCCGAGGACCTGGCGGCCACGCTCGACACCTTCGGGGCGTCCGGGCTCGACGTCCGCATCTCGGAGAACGACGTCACGGACGCCGAGGGGCCGGACGCCCAGGCGGAGCAGTACGCGGTGGTGCTGGCCACCTGCCTGGGCTCGCCGGTCTGCGTCGGCTGGACGACCTGGGGCGTGGACGACCGCTACGACTGGTACGTCGACGAGGACGGCGCCCCGCAGCAGGGCCACGACCTGCTCCACGACGACGGGGAGCCGACGCCTGCCTACGAGGCGGTGCGGCGGGCGCTCGGCGGCTGA